The Candidatus Binatia bacterium genome includes the window GACGTCGAACTCGCTCGTGTGGCGCCGCAGCGACGTCGAGGGCGTCTTCGTCCAGCCGAGCGCCGAGTCGAACTGGTTCATCGTCCGGCGCGGCGTGAAGCCGAACAGGCGCAGCCCGCCCTCGAGCACGAGGAAGACGAACAGCAGCGACACGAGCAAAGCGAGGGCTTGGTTGATGCGATTCACGGGATCCCCCGAGAGCGGCGGGTGCGGCGGCGGGACGAGATCATCTGCCCGCGCGCCGTGGTGCGAGGTCGGTATGGAGCGATGCGGGTCAACCTTGACGGTGAGCCGCGGCGAGCGTCTCGTTGTCCTTCTGCCAGGGGACGAAGGCGGTGTCGCCCGGCCGGCGGCGTCGCAGCGGATCGGTCGCGAGCCGCACGACGAGCGCGACCGGACCGAGCAGGACGAAGTACAGGAAGCCGAGGACGATGCCGCCCATCACCTCGCCGAAGCGGTGGAAGAAGGCGAGCAGCGCGGCGAGCTTGGGAGAAGAGGAACCTTCCATGTCGGCCGGGGATGATACCCGTCGTCCCGGTGGAAGGGTACCCACGATTTTCATCGTCCGGCGCGCCGGCCGGACCTCGGGTTCGACACGTCGAAGCCTATGCGGGTCGGCCCGGTCGACCCATGCCGCCGGGCGGCCTCGGACAGCGGCTGGCCGGCCGGACCGGCGCGCGCGTCGGCAGGATCAGCGCCCGGCCGCCGGGTCAGCGCGCGGCCGTCGAGCCGTCCGCGCCGCTCTCGCCCACCGCGCAGTCGACCGGCGACACGGCGCCCGGATCGAGCGTCCGCAGCGTGTCGCACCAGGCCGCGATCGCGGCCTCGTCGCTGCGCAGCTGCGTCGTGCGGTCGAGCAGCCGGTGGATGTCCGCCGCGCGCCGACGCTGGTTGATCGCGAGCGGCAGCGACGCCGGATCCTGCGCGTTGACCTCGCTCAGCGTGACGAGGTCGAGCGCGATCTCCGGGATGTTCTCGCGCCGGCGGTCGATCTGGAGCGCCTCCTCGAGCGCGGCCACCGCGGCGGCGCGATTGCCGACCGACGCGTGCACCGCGCCCAGGTTGCGCAGCCGGTTCGCCGCGCCGGCCTCGTTGCCGCGCTTGCGGTCGATCTTGAGCGCCGACTCGAGCAGCGAGATCGCACGCTGCGGATCGCCCTGCTTGCGCGCGAGCAGCGCCTGGTTGTTGAGGATCGTCGCGAGCGTCGCGTCCGCGCCGGCGGCCTCGGCGACCGCGCGCGCTTGCTGGTAGTGCGCGTCCGCCGCCGCGAGGTCGCCGGACTCCTCGTACAGCGTGCCGAGGTTACTCAGCGCCGCGGCCTCCTCCGCGCCGTCGCCGGTGAGCCGCGCGAGGCTCTGCGCTTCGAGGTACGCGAGACGCGCGCCTTCCGGATCGCCGGTACGCTGGCGCAGGTTGCCGACGCGGTTCAGCGCGCCCGCGATCGCCGCGGTGTCGTCGATGCTGCGGTAGCCGAGCAGCGCGCGCTCCTCGAGGATCCGCGCGCGCTCGAGGTCGCCGCGCTGCGCCGCCTCGAAGCTCGATTGCTCGAGCGTGCGGGCGTCGGCGCGCACGCCGGTGCGATCGCTGCTGCTCGTCGCCGAGCACGCGAGCGTCCCCGCCGCGAGCGCGAGCAGCGCCGCACGCTTGATCGCGTCGGACCGCATCTAGCGCGCACCCGCCGCGGGCGCGGCCCCCATGCTAGGCTCGATCGAGCTGTCGATGCGCTCCATCGCCGCCGGTAGCTGCTGCGTCTTCTGGTCGATGTAGCCGCGCAGGAAGATCGTCTTGCCGGCGGCGTCGAACACCGTGGTCGCCTCGCGGATGCCGCGCTGGGTCTCGAGCGCGAGCATCGGGAAGGTGTCCGAGGCGACCTTCAAGTTCTCGGCGACGACCTTCAGATCCTCGACGATGGTCGGGAAGTGCTGCGCGCTCTCGCGCAGCGTCTCCGAGAGCTGGGCGATCTCGCCGGCCGCCTTGCGCATCGACTGCATGGTCGCCGGCAGGTCCGAGGTCGCGATGCGGATCTGCTCGATCGTCCCCTGCGCCGAGAGCAGCACCTCGCGCGCGTTGGTCAGCGTGCCCGTGAGCTCCTCCTCGACCGACGGCGAGTTGATCAGCCGGCCGATCGTGCCCTCGCCGGCGTCGACCTTCGCGAGGATGTTGCTCATGCTCTCGAGCGAGCGCTGGATCGGCGACTGCTCGTCGGTCAGGTTGCCGGTCGCCGACGCGATGTCGCCGAGGATCTTGTCGAGCTTGTCGCGGATCGGCTCGATCTGGTCGATGATGTCGGTGAGCGTCAGCGGGTCCTGGCTGCGCAGCGTGGCGCCGGCGGGAATGATCGGCGCCTGCGCGCTGCCGACCGAGATCTCGACCGACTTGTCGCCGAGCAGGCCGACGGAGGCGATGGTCGCGACCGAGTCGGTGCGGATCTGCTCGTGGAAGCGCTCCTCGATGTTCATCACGACCTCGACCTTGCCGACGCGGCCGATCGGCTTCGGCTCCGCGTCGGCCGGCTCGTCGGCGGTCGGCTGGTAGGTATCGGCGGGCACGAAGCGAAGCCGCTCGACCGAGCCGACGTGCACGCCGGCGACGAACACCGGCGCACCCGCGCGCAGACCGCTCACCGTGCCGAAGATCGCGTTGACGCGAAACCGCTTCTCGAAGATGCGCTGGTTCGCCCCGAGCATGACCACCATCACGGTGGCCGCCGCCAGCGCGACGAGCACGAACACGCCGACGATGGTCTCGCGGCGACGCTCCGTTTCTCTGCTCATCTCAGTGATTCTCGGTCGTTCTTTTCTTCAGCCATACAGGAACGCGCGCAGCTTCGCGTTCGGGCTCTGCTTGATCTCCTCGAGCGGTCCCTCGACCAGAATCTTCCCCTCGTCGAGCATCGCCACCCGGTCCGCCACCAGGAAAGCGCAGCGGACGTCGTGCGTCACGACGATCGACGTCACGTGGCGCTCCCGCTGCAGCCGCCGGATGAGCTCGCTGATGGTGTCCGAGGTGAGCGGGTCGAGGCCCGTCGTCGGCTCGTCGTACACCACGATCTCGGGCTCGAGCACGATCGAGCGCGCGAGCCCGACGCGCTTCTGCATGCCGCCGGAGAGCTCGGCCGGCATCTTGTCCTCGATGCCCTCGAGCTCGATCCACGACAGCACCTCGGCGACGCGCGCTGCGATCTCGTCCTCCGAGAGCTTGCGGTGCTGACGCAGCGGGAAGGCGATGTTCTCGCCGACCGTCATCGAGTCGAAGAGCGCCGCGCCCTGGAACAGAAAGCCCGTGCGCAGCCAGACGTGCCGCCACTCGTCGATCGTCTTGAAGCGCGTCACGTCCTCGCCGTCGACCAGCACCTGACCTGCGTCGGGCGTCAGCAATCCCACCAGCATGCTCAGCAGCACCGACTTGCCCGAGCCGCTGCTGCCCATGATGACCTGGGTCTCGCCGCGGTTGACGCGCAGGTCGACGCCGCGCAGCACCTGCTTGTCGCCGAAGGACTTGTGCAGGTTGCGGAACTCGACCAGGACGCGGCCGTCGCTCGCGCCCTCCGAAGCGCTGGTCGTCGTCGGCGCGATCTTCTCAGAAGCCAAGGGAAACCAGGATCTGCGTCATGAAGACGTCGGTGATGAAGATCATCAGCGAGGCGGTGACCACGGTGTTGGTGGTCGCGCGCCCGACGCCGCTCGTGCCGCCCTCGGTGCGGAAGCCGTAGAACGACGCCGTCGTGCCCACGATCAGCCCGAAGATCACCGTCTTGCCGAGGCCGGTCAGCAGGTCGTTGAGCGTCACGTAGTAGAGCGTCGTCTCGAGGTAGGTCGACGGCGGCACGCCGCCCGCGGTCACCGCGACCAGCGCGCCGCCGAGGATGCCGAGCAGGTCGGAGATCGCCGCGAGCAGCGGCACGGCGAGCACGCAGGCGAGGATGCGCGTCGCGACCAGGTACTGCCGCGGGTCGACCGCGAGCACCTGCAGCGCGTCGATCTGGCGCGTCACCTTCATCGAGCCGAGCTCGGCGCTGATGCCCGATCCGGCGCGTCCCGCGACCATGAGCGCCGTCACCACCGGCCCGAGCTCCTTGGTGACCGACAGCCCCACCACCACCGCGACGTAGTGGACCGCGCCGAACTTGCGCAGCATGACGATCGTCTGCAGCGCGAGCACGACGCCGATCGCGAACGACGCAATCGCGGTGAGCGGCAGCGTCTTGAGGCCGATCTCGTAGAGCTGCAGCACGACGACGCGCACCGGGAAGCCGCGTCGCACGATCGTCCGCGCCGAGCTCGCGAGGAAGACGACCAGGCTGCCCACGAAGCTCGCGAGCTCGATCACCTGGCGGCCCGCGTTGGCGACGAATGTCGGTTTGGTCGGATTCATCGGCAACGTGCGCTGTGCGCGGCTTACCACGCGCTGCTGGTGCGATCTAACGACGGCGCGCGCCACCGCCGAACAGCGCGCCGATCTTGCCCGGCAGCGCCGCGAACCACTCCTCGACGGCTTCGCGCACCTGCTTGACGGCGGACGCGGGATCGGTGCGCGCGACCTGCCGCGTGACCTCGCGCGCGCACGACTCGCGCGGCGCGGTCCCCGCGAGGAACACCTCGGTGATCGCCGGACCGCAGCCCTCCGCCGCGAGCTTGCCGGACGAGGCTTCGACCGACACCAGCTCGACCCCGCGCGGCACCTCGAACTGCTCGCCCGGCAGGCCGGCGAGCGCGCGCTTCATGATCGCGGTCCACACCGGGACGGCGAGCTGGGCCGCGCCGCCGCGCAGCGGCCGGTCGTCGTCGAAGCCCACCCAGACGCCGACGACCAGCGTCGGCGTGTAGCCGACGAACCAGGCATCGCGCGAGTCGTCGCTGGTGCCGGTCTTGCCGGCGATCGCGCCGCGCAGACCGGCACGCCGCACCTGGCTCGCCGTGCCGTGGTCGACGACGCCCTCGAGCATCGAGTGCACGACGTAGGTCGCGTCCGCGCGCGCGACGTCCTCGCTGCGCTCCCCGCCCCGCAGCAGCACCACTCCCGACGGCGCCTTCACCGTCGCGATCGAGCGCGGCACGACGCGATCGCCGCCGCGCGGGAACAGCGTGTAGGCCGCCGTCACGCGCAAGAGCGAGCTCTCGAAGGCGCCGAGCGCGAGCGCCGGCACGCGCGGCAGCCCGGCGCTGACCAGCCCCAGGCGGTCGCCGAACTGCGCGATGCGCTCGACGCCGTAGCTCTCCGCGAGCTGCACCACCGGCACGTTGAGCGAGTTCTCGAGCGCGTTGCGCACCGTCACCGGGCCGCGGTAGCGGTCGTCGACGTTCTTCGGCGACCAGGTCGTGCGGTCGTAGCGCAGCGTGATCGGCTCGTCGTGCAGGATGGTCGCCGGCGTGATGCCGCTTCTCCGGTCGCCGATCGCCGCGAGATAGACGAACGGCTTGAACAGCGAGCCCACCTGACGGCGGGTGCGGATCGCACGGTCGAGCTGGCTCGCGAGGAAGTTGCGGCCGCCGACCAGCGCGCGCAGCGAGCCGTCGCGCGGGTCGAGCGCGACGACCGCGATCTGCACGGTCTCCTTGCCCGGCTGCTCGCGATCGAAGCGGCGTCCCGCCGCCTCGACCTCCTCGCTGGCGATGCGCTGCAGGCGGTAGTCGAGCGTCGTGTAGACCTCGCTGCCGAACGCGAGGCGGGTCGGGTCGAGCGCCTCCTCGCGCAGCTCGCGCCGGACCTGCTGCATGAACCAGACCTCGCTCGGCGCGCCGCGCCCCTTCGGCGGCTCGAGCTTCTCCTCGCGCGCCTTCTGCGCCTGCTCGGGCTCGATCCAGCCGAGCTCGAGCATGCGGTCGAGCACCTCGTTGCGCCGCCGGATCGCGTGCTCCGGGTGGCGCAGCGGCGAGTAGACGTTCGGCGCCCGGATCATGCCGGCGAGCAGCGCGCCCTCGGCGAGCGTCAGCTCCGAGACCGACTTGCCGAAGTAGACGGCGGCCCCTTCCGCGAAGCCGTAGATGCCGACCAGGCGATCGTGCCCGAGGTAGACGGTCGCGAGGTAGCACTCGAGGATCTCGCGCTTGTCGAAGCGCGCCTCGAGCAGCAGCGCCATCGGGATCTCGCGCAGCTTGCGGCTGATCGTCCGCTCCTGGGTCAGGAAGTGGTTCTTGACGATCTGCTGCGTGATCGTGCTGCCGCCCTGCTTCACCTCGCCCGCGAGCCAGTTGACGCGCAGCGCGCGCAGCAGCGCGCCGAGGTCGATGCCGCGGTGCGAGAGGAAGCGGTAGTCCTCGGCCGCGAGCACGGCGTCGACCACGACGGGCGGCACGTCCTCGAGACGCAGCGGACGCCGTCCCGTCCAGTGCGAGGTGAAGAGCCCCTCGAGCCGCCGCGGCTCGAGGCTGATCGTCTGCACCTGCGCGCCGTCGTCGGTCTCGATCGAGCGCACGCGCTTGCCGCCGTCGAGCTCGAGCGTCACGCGCTGCGCGGGGCGCTCGCCGTAGCCGTCGGGGTTGGGCGACGGGTTCAGGTAGATGTCGAGACGCTGCCCGGTGCGGCGGAACGTCCCCGGCTCGGTCGGACGCTCGGTGACCGCGCGGTAGCCGAGCTCCTGCAGCTCGTCGGCGATCCCGGCGGCGTCGACGTCCATGCCGACCGCGACCGCGCGCGGCGCGGCGTAGATCCGCACCGGGTGTCGCCAGCGAGCTTCGCCGAAGCCCCGCACCACCTGGCGATCGAGCAGGAACACGGCCGCACCCACCGCCACCGCGAGCAGGAGGAGCGCCCGCCGGAGGAGCCGCGGGGAGCGGCGGCGCTGCACTTCCGCGCCGGCTTCCACGCGAGCGATCTTAGAGCAGGCGCGCGGAAGCTGCGAACGCCCGGCACGCCGGAGTCGCGCCGCCGCGGCGATCGCGTGGCGTCGTGCGGGCGAGCCCGCCCGTCAGTTGAGCTGGTAGGTCGCCCGGAACCAGATCTCGTCGCGGTCGCGGAACAGGCCGAGGCCGGGGCCGAAGCCGTTGTTCTCGCTGCCGAAGGTGTGGATGTTGATGTACCGCGAGCTGAGGATGAACGAGTCGCTCACGCGGTAGACGAGGTCCGGCCAGATGCCGAGCGCGCCCCGGCCGTTCATCACGGCCGTGATGCCGGCGTTCAACTTGCCGTGCATGAAGTTCGACTCGAGGTGCGTCTGGAAGAAGTAGTCGAACACGGGGTTGTTGACGAAGTCGCAGCCGCCCGGACCGCCGTTGCAGCCCTCGACGACCGAGCCGGCCGGCGCCCCGCCCCTGCCCTGACGGATCAGCGCCGACGGCTTCAGGACGCCGCTCGCGCGGTAGTCCTTGTACTTGGTCTCGTCGGGGTTCGCGGTGAAGACGAACGCCGTCACCCAGATGAAGCTGTTCGACGGATTCAGCCAGCGGATGAAGATGTTGCGGTCGATGCCGAGCTCGCCGCGGATCAGGTTGATCTTGTCGTAGCGGCCGCAGGCCGCGAAGTTCTTCGGACCCGGCGCGTTGCACTCGGGGCTGAGGCCGCGCTCGATGTTGGTGTCGACGCGAAAGCCGGGCTGGTTGTTGAACACCTCGACCTCGGTGCGCACGATCGCGTTCAGGAGGTCGCTGTACCACGACGTCGCGGTGCCGATGACGTTGACGAGCGGGTACTCGGTGGAGGTGACGAGGCGCCCGGTGACGGGCGAGAGGCCGAGGTTGATCGCAACCGGCTCGGTCGGGAACGTCTTGTAGAACCAGACGCTGGTCGTGTAGTCGCCGATCACCGTCTGGAAGCGGACGCCCCAGCGCGAGTTGCCGGTCTTCGGCTGCGGGCGACGCTGGAACACCTCGACCGCGGGACCCGGCGCGGGCGGCGGCGCGGAGAACGGGCTGCCGCTCTGCATCTGCAGCGGCGACACCGTGGTGTCGAGCCATCCGGGAACCCAGTACGCGTCGATGAAGCCGCTCGACATCGGGCCGAGGTCGGTGAACAGCTGGTAGGTCGCGCGCAGCGTCCACAGCGGGATGCGCGCTTCGTCGATCTCGATGAACGCGCCCGGCGCGATCGTGGTGTCGAACGGATTGTTCGCGTCGAGCAGACCGATCGTGTCGGCCTCGCCCCAGGAGATCGCCTGGCGGCCGATGCGCACGAACAGCGGGCCCTTCGAGATGTTGACGTACGCCTCGTTGACGCGGATGCGGCGCGCGTAGATGTCGCGCACGTTGCGCGCGAGCGCGTTGCCCGCGATCGCCTGATTGCGCGTGTCGCCCTTGGTCTGGAACGCGCCGTGCGGACCCTGGTGAAATTTGATCTCGGCGGCGCGCTTCCGGTACTGCTTGGGGCCGAAGTCGTAGAGGCCGTCGTAGAAGCCCCACAGCGCGAGACGTCCGCTGAAGTCGTCGAGCCAGCCTTCCGGCAAGAGCGACGTCGCCTTCACCTCGAACTCGGGGTTGAAGAAGTTGCGCCACTGCATGACCTGGCCCGCGAACTTCGGCGGGTCGGTGACGAAGCGCTGGCTGTTCTCGGTCGCGAACGTCACCTGGCTGTAGGCCCGCATGCGCAGGCTCAACAGCTGGTTCTCGTCGAGGTAGAGGGCGTGCGCCTGGGAGGCGACGAGCGACGTCGTCGACGCCGCGATGATCAGGGCGATCGCACGATCGAGCTTCCGGCCGATCCCCTTGACGCACGATCGAACATCCATTGCGCCCCCTCCTGGCTCGTGGATTCAGCTTCGTCGTACTGCCCGGCTGAGCGGCGGCCGACACTATCGACGGCCCCTGGCGCGTGTCAACGAGAGCGCCATGTGCTGCGACGCGTCAGCCGTTGCAGCACGAGCATGGATGCTGCGAAGCTCCGCGCATGAGCCTCGACCTCGATCCGAAGAAGGCGGCGCTGCTCGTCGTCGAGCTGCAGAACGACATGGTGCACGAGTCGAACGTCGGGAAGCGCGGCCTCGGCGGCGCGCTCGCCGAGGCGGTGCACCGTCGCGGCGTGCTGCCGAAGGTCGCGCGACTGCTCGCCGTCGCGCGCGAGCACGCGGTGCCGGTCTTCTACATCAACGTCGCGAACAAGCCGGGCTTCCCGCGTCCGCGCGCGCGCATCTACGCGCTCGCCGCCAAGCGCGGTCCGCTGCTCGTCGAGGGCACGTGGGGCGCGCAGACGCACGAGGCCGTCAAGCCGGCGCCGCAGGACTACGTGCTCGAGCGCACCACGTCGGTCGACGGCTCGTACGGCACCGGGCTCTACGCGATCCTCGCACAGCTCCGCCGCGAGCAGCTCGCGGTCTGCGGCGTCTCGACGACGTTCGCGGTCGAGGGCATCGTGCGCGCGTCGCTCAACCGCGGCTACGAGATGTTCGTCGTCGAGGATTGCTGCGCCGGCGTGCCGCAGGAGTGGCACGACTGGTCGATCCGCAACACGCTGCCGCTGCTCGCGACGATCACGGACGCGGCCTCTCTCGAGGCCGCGATCCGCGGCTGATCGTCGACGCCAACGCTTCGGCGCTACTTCTTCGCGGTCGGGCGCGGCGTCATGTCGAGGTCCGGCGGCGGGACCTCGGGCAGCTTCCAGCGGATGTACGGCTTGTCCTTGAGCTCGTGGTACGCGTTGGCCATGTCGATGGCCTCGTGGAAGGCCTTCGCGAAGGCGTCGAAGTCCTGCGCCTCGAGCGGACCCTCGAGCGCCTTCCAGTTCTCTTCCATGTACTTGTTGAGCGCTTCCTCGTGCTTCGGACGCATGAACGCGCCGAGCTCCATCAGGCCCTTGATCTCCTTGTACTGGAACTTGGCCATCGGCCAGTTCTGCGCCTTGGCGGCGTAGTACAGCTTCCAGGTGCGCGCGCCGATCTCGGGCATGATGCGGGCAAGGCCTGGCTGGATGGTCGCAATGTCCTCAATGGTCATCGAGTTCTTGCCGCTCCAGAAGGTGAGCGCCTTGACCTTTTTCTCCAGTTCCTCGTCGGTCATCGAAGATGTCCTCCCTGCCAGGTCGTTTCCGTACCGCTCGCTACAGAGGCCTCGGCATATACGACGCTCGCGGGATGTTCCACCATCGTCGGCGCGGGCGTCTGCCACGCGCCGCGCGACGTGCTAGATCGGGGGGCATGAAGTACCGCTGCTGGTTCCAGTGCATCGACCCGGAGTGCGGCGAGAAGTACGACATCTTCGAGATCGTCTATCGCTGCCGCCGGTGCGGTGAGCTGCTCGAGGTCGAGCACGACGAGGAGCGCCTCAAGCGCACCAGCGCCGAGGGCTGGCGGCGGCTCTTCGACCGACGCATCCGCTCGACGACGTGGCCGTACGGCTCGGGCGTCTGGTGCCGGAAGGAGATGGTCCTGCCGCTCGTGCCCAACGACGACATCGTCAGCATGTACGAGGGCGGCTCGAACCTGTTCTGGGCCGAGCGTTTCGGGCGCGAGATCGGGCTGCCCGACCTGTGGGTCAAGCAGTGCGGCAACTCGCACACCGGGTCGTTCAAGGACCTCGGGATGACCGTGCTGGTGAGCGTCGTGAAGGCCATGCGCTCGCGCGGTCAGCACATCCCGGCGGTCGCCTGCGCCTCGACCGGCGACACGTCCGCCGCGCTCGCGGCGTACTGCGCGGCGGCCGGCATCCCGTCGGTCGTGCTCCTGCCGCGCAACAAGGTGTCGCTCGCGCAGCTCGTGCAGCCGATCTCGAACGGCGCCATCGTGCTGTCGCTCGACACCGACTTCGACGGCTGCATGCGCACCGTCCAGGAGCTCACCGAGAAGGAGAACATCTACCTCGCCAACTCGATGAACTCCTTGCGCATCGAGGGCCAGAAGACCGTCGGGATGGAGATCTGCCAGCAGTTCGACTGGGAGGTGCCGGACACGATCATCATCCCCGGCGGCAACCTCGGCAACGTGAGCGCGCTCGGCAAGGGCTTCCTGATGATGGAGCGCCTCGGCATGATCCACACTCGGCCGCGCATCGTGGTCGCGCAGGCCGAGCACGCAAACCCGCTCTACCTCGCGTACAAGACGGGCTTCAAGGAGTTCCGCCCGGTGCAGGCGAAGACCACGCTCGCGAGCGCCATCCAGATCGGCAATCCGGTCAGCTACAAGAAGGCGGTCCGGACGCTGCAGGAGTTCGACGGCATCGTCGAGCAGGCGAGCGAGGAAGAGCTCGCCGACGCCGCCGCGCAAGCGGACCGCACCGGAATGTTCAACTGCCCGCACACCGGCGTCGCGCTCGCCGTGCTGCTCAAGCTCTTGAAACGCGGGGTCATCGAGCGCGACGAGAAGGTGGTCGTGATCTCGACTGCACACGGACTCAAGTTCGCCGACCAGAAGGCGGCCTATCACCTCAAGCAGCTCCCCGGCATCGCGTCGCGCTTTGCGAACCAGCCGATCGAGCTGCCCAACGACCTCGGTCGCGTGCGCGACGCCCTGCACCGTCACATCGACGCGCTCGGCAACGCGACCAAGCAGTTCGTGGAGCACGCGTCGTGAGCGGACGCGCAGACGACATCAAGCGCAAGCGCCGCGCGTACACCACCGCCGTCCACGGCGGTGAGACGCGTCCGCGCCCGGCGAACGCGATCACCACGCCGATCTTCCAGACGGCGACCTACGTGTTCCGCGACACCGCCGAGCTCGTCGACTACATGTCGGGCAACATCGAGCGCGAGGAGTACGGGCGCTACGGCAACCCGACCCAGCGCATCGCCGAGCAGAAGTGCGCGGAGCTCGAGGGCGCCGAGGCCGGCCTCTCGTTCTCGAGCGGCATGGCCGCGATCACCACGACGCTGCTCGCGATCGTGCAGAGCGGACAGCACGTCATCCTCACCGACGACTGCTACCGCCGCACGCGGCAGTTCTGTCGCACCGTGCTCGCCAAGTTCGGCGTCGACGTGACGATCGTCGAGACCGGCAACGAGAAGGCGCTCGAGGAGGCGATCCGGCCGCAGACGCGCGTGCTGATCAGCGAGTCGCCGACCAACCCGTACAACAAGATCGTCGACCTCGATCGCATCGCCGAGATCGGCAAGAAGCACGGCATCCTGACGATCATCGACTCGACGCTCGCCACGCCGATCAACCAGAGCCCGATCGCGCACGGCATCGACCTCGTGCTGCACTCGGCGACGAAGTTCCTCGCCGGCCACAACGACGTGCTGGGCGGCGTGATCCTGGGCAACGCGTCGGTGATCGAGGCGATCCGGCAGTACCAGGGGGTGCTCGGCGCGATCCTCGATCCGCACGCGGCCTACCTGCTGATCCGCGGCCTGAAGACGCTGCCGTTGCGCGTCGAGCAGCACAACCGCAGCGCGCAGAAGATCGCCGAGGTGCTCGAGAAGCACCCGCGCGTCGAGCGCGTGCACTACGCGGGGCTGCCGTCACACCCCGGCCACGAGATCGCGCGCAAGCAGATGCGCGGCTTCGGCGGCGTGGTGAGCTTCGAGGTGAAGGGCGATCTGGAAGCCGCGTCGCGCGTCGTCGACGCCGTGAAGATCCCGCAGATCGCGCCGTCGATGGGCGGC containing:
- a CDS encoding tetratricopeptide repeat protein, which codes for MRSDAIKRAALLALAAGTLACSATSSSDRTGVRADARTLEQSSFEAAQRGDLERARILEERALLGYRSIDDTAAIAGALNRVGNLRQRTGDPEGARLAYLEAQSLARLTGDGAEEAAALSNLGTLYEESGDLAAADAHYQQARAVAEAAGADATLATILNNQALLARKQGDPQRAISLLESALKIDRKRGNEAGAANRLRNLGAVHASVGNRAAAVAALEEALQIDRRRENIPEIALDLVTLSEVNAQDPASLPLAINQRRRAADIHRLLDRTTQLRSDEAAIAAWCDTLRTLDPGAVSPVDCAVGESGADGSTAAR
- a CDS encoding MlaD family protein gives rise to the protein MSRETERRRETIVGVFVLVALAAATVMVVMLGANQRIFEKRFRVNAIFGTVSGLRAGAPVFVAGVHVGSVERLRFVPADTYQPTADEPADAEPKPIGRVGKVEVVMNIEERFHEQIRTDSVATIASVGLLGDKSVEISVGSAQAPIIPAGATLRSQDPLTLTDIIDQIEPIRDKLDKILGDIASATGNLTDEQSPIQRSLESMSNILAKVDAGEGTIGRLINSPSVEEELTGTLTNAREVLLSAQGTIEQIRIATSDLPATMQSMRKAAGEIAQLSETLRESAQHFPTIVEDLKVVAENLKVASDTFPMLALETQRGIREATTVFDAAGKTIFLRGYIDQKTQQLPAAMERIDSSIEPSMGAAPAAGAR
- a CDS encoding ABC transporter ATP-binding protein — its product is MASEKIAPTTTSASEGASDGRVLVEFRNLHKSFGDKQVLRGVDLRVNRGETQVIMGSSGSGKSVLLSMLVGLLTPDAGQVLVDGEDVTRFKTIDEWRHVWLRTGFLFQGAALFDSMTVGENIAFPLRQHRKLSEDEIAARVAEVLSWIELEGIEDKMPAELSGGMQKRVGLARSIVLEPEIVVYDEPTTGLDPLTSDTISELIRRLQRERHVTSIVVTHDVRCAFLVADRVAMLDEGKILVEGPLEEIKQSPNAKLRAFLYG
- a CDS encoding ABC transporter permease, translating into MNPTKPTFVANAGRQVIELASFVGSLVVFLASSARTIVRRGFPVRVVVLQLYEIGLKTLPLTAIASFAIGVVLALQTIVMLRKFGAVHYVAVVVGLSVTKELGPVVTALMVAGRAGSGISAELGSMKVTRQIDALQVLAVDPRQYLVATRILACVLAVPLLAAISDLLGILGGALVAVTAGGVPPSTYLETTLYYVTLNDLLTGLGKTVIFGLIVGTTASFYGFRTEGGTSGVGRATTNTVVTASLMIFITDVFMTQILVSLGF
- a CDS encoding PBP1A family penicillin-binding protein gives rise to the protein MEAGAEVQRRRSPRLLRRALLLLAVAVGAAVFLLDRQVVRGFGEARWRHPVRIYAAPRAVAVGMDVDAAGIADELQELGYRAVTERPTEPGTFRRTGQRLDIYLNPSPNPDGYGERPAQRVTLELDGGKRVRSIETDDGAQVQTISLEPRRLEGLFTSHWTGRRPLRLEDVPPVVVDAVLAAEDYRFLSHRGIDLGALLRALRVNWLAGEVKQGGSTITQQIVKNHFLTQERTISRKLREIPMALLLEARFDKREILECYLATVYLGHDRLVGIYGFAEGAAVYFGKSVSELTLAEGALLAGMIRAPNVYSPLRHPEHAIRRRNEVLDRMLELGWIEPEQAQKAREEKLEPPKGRGAPSEVWFMQQVRRELREEALDPTRLAFGSEVYTTLDYRLQRIASEEVEAAGRRFDREQPGKETVQIAVVALDPRDGSLRALVGGRNFLASQLDRAIRTRRQVGSLFKPFVYLAAIGDRRSGITPATILHDEPITLRYDRTTWSPKNVDDRYRGPVTVRNALENSLNVPVVQLAESYGVERIAQFGDRLGLVSAGLPRVPALALGAFESSLLRVTAAYTLFPRGGDRVVPRSIATVKAPSGVVLLRGGERSEDVARADATYVVHSMLEGVVDHGTASQVRRAGLRGAIAGKTGTSDDSRDAWFVGYTPTLVVGVWVGFDDDRPLRGGAAQLAVPVWTAIMKRALAGLPGEQFEVPRGVELVSVEASSGKLAAEGCGPAITEVFLAGTAPRESCAREVTRQVARTDPASAVKQVREAVEEWFAALPGKIGALFGGGARRR
- a CDS encoding DUF1302 family protein, which codes for MDVRSCVKGIGRKLDRAIALIIAASTTSLVASQAHALYLDENQLLSLRMRAYSQVTFATENSQRFVTDPPKFAGQVMQWRNFFNPEFEVKATSLLPEGWLDDFSGRLALWGFYDGLYDFGPKQYRKRAAEIKFHQGPHGAFQTKGDTRNQAIAGNALARNVRDIYARRIRVNEAYVNISKGPLFVRIGRQAISWGEADTIGLLDANNPFDTTIAPGAFIEIDEARIPLWTLRATYQLFTDLGPMSSGFIDAYWVPGWLDTTVSPLQMQSGSPFSAPPPAPGPAVEVFQRRPQPKTGNSRWGVRFQTVIGDYTTSVWFYKTFPTEPVAINLGLSPVTGRLVTSTEYPLVNVIGTATSWYSDLLNAIVRTEVEVFNNQPGFRVDTNIERGLSPECNAPGPKNFAACGRYDKINLIRGELGIDRNIFIRWLNPSNSFIWVTAFVFTANPDETKYKDYRASGVLKPSALIRQGRGGAPAGSVVEGCNGGPGGCDFVNNPVFDYFFQTHLESNFMHGKLNAGITAVMNGRGALGIWPDLVYRVSDSFILSSRYINIHTFGSENNGFGPGLGLFRDRDEIWFRATYQLN
- a CDS encoding cysteine hydrolase, whose amino-acid sequence is MSLDLDPKKAALLVVELQNDMVHESNVGKRGLGGALAEAVHRRGVLPKVARLLAVAREHAVPVFYINVANKPGFPRPRARIYALAAKRGPLLVEGTWGAQTHEAVKPAPQDYVLERTTSVDGSYGTGLYAILAQLRREQLAVCGVSTTFAVEGIVRASLNRGYEMFVVEDCCAGVPQEWHDWSIRNTLPLLATITDAASLEAAIRG